Proteins co-encoded in one Brassica rapa cultivar Chiifu-401-42 chromosome A02, CAAS_Brap_v3.01, whole genome shotgun sequence genomic window:
- the LOC103854846 gene encoding cytochrome P450 714A2-like has protein sequence MESFFVEAVNAIWWIVVVGIIGMGYHAYGGAVVEQWRMRRYLRKQGVKGPPPSIFNGNVSEMKRIQSETKHYSGDNIISHDYSSSIFPYFEHWRKQYTVLLSIFIFDNLTNLQCFFHRRRKIKSIYINPKWHIRIRDEILSSCKNGIPDAETIPNLKTVTMVIQETRRLYPPTPIVGREAFTDIRLGNLVVPKGVCIWILIPALHRHGEIWGEDANEFKPERFSEGISKACKYPQSYMPFGFGPRTCLGKNLAMMEAKVLVSLIVSKFSFTLSPTYQHSPNHKLLVEPQHGVVIRTRDFFRASRGLCLINLYYL, from the exons atggaGAGTTTCTTTGTTGAGGCAGTGAATGCAATATGGTGGATAGTTGTTGTTGGAATCATCGGTATGGGGTACCATGCATACGGTGGAGCCGTGGTGGAACAGTGGAGGATGCGGAGATATTTAAGGAAGCAAGGCGTGAAGGGTCCTCCACCGTCGATCTTTAACGGCAATGTATCGGAGATGAAGAGAATCCAGTCAGAGACTAAACATTATTCCGGAGATAACATCATTTCTCATGACTATTCTTCTTCTATCTTTCCCTATTTCGAACACTGGCGAAAACAATATACGGTTTTGCTTTCGATCTTTATTTTTG ATAACCTTACAAATTTACAATGCTTTTTtcatagaagaagaaaaatcaaatctatatatataaatcctAAATGGCATATTCGAATTCGAGATGAAATCTTGAGTTCTTGCAAGAATGGCATTCCAGACGCAGAAACAATTCCAAACCTCAAAAcg gtGACTATGGTAATCCAAGAAACAAGGAGACTATACCCACCAACCCCAATCGTGGGAAGAGAAGCATTCACGGACATAAGACTCGGAAACCTAGTGGTGCCAAAAGGAGTGTGCATTTGGATTCTTATTCCCGCCTTGCACCGACACGGTGAGATTTGGGGAGAAGATGCAAACGAGTTCAAGCCAGAGAGGTTCAGTGAGGGAATCTCTAAAGCTTGCAAATACCCTCAGTCATACATGCCATTCGGCTTCGGACCAAGAACATGTTTAGGCAAAAACCTTGCTATGATGGAAGCCAAGGTGCTTGTGTCACTTATTGTGTCAAAGTTCAGTTTTACTCTGTCTCCAACATATCAGCACTCTCCAAACCACAAACTGCTTGTGGAGCCTCAACATGGTGTTGTTATTAggactagagattttttccgcgcttcgcgcggattgtgtcttataaatttatattatttataa